From Pseudofrankia saprophytica, a single genomic window includes:
- a CDS encoding IclR family transcriptional regulator: protein MSVDGHSSRMDGVRSVDRAFNALELLVEAAPHTVRVVDVAARIGADPATASRLLATLTNRGYASRTPQRRYTVGPRSLRMASGWVERLQVASAGPMERMSRATGEVVMLTQLLGTHAVPIASRVPPGRGVDSLPAFDDGIPGDGGMGAAYPVWATAAGRALLAALPPVERRRALPLEPYPSFTARTPTNWPDLRDLVRTGVRDGMHFEQGEAVAGLWCYALPLPRGTQGEVLSLSVLATGDLNPSRHARILRALRAESRTLGDHIALVPTP from the coding sequence ATGAGCGTCGACGGACACTCGAGCCGGATGGACGGGGTGCGCTCGGTCGACCGGGCCTTCAACGCGTTGGAACTGCTCGTCGAGGCCGCGCCGCACACGGTGCGAGTGGTGGACGTGGCCGCTCGGATTGGAGCGGATCCGGCGACCGCGTCCCGTCTCCTGGCGACGTTGACCAACCGCGGCTACGCCAGCCGCACGCCGCAGCGGCGCTACACGGTCGGGCCGCGCTCGCTACGGATGGCATCCGGCTGGGTGGAGCGTCTCCAGGTGGCGAGCGCGGGGCCGATGGAGCGGATGTCGCGCGCCACCGGCGAGGTCGTCATGCTCACCCAGTTGCTCGGTACGCACGCCGTGCCCATCGCGAGCCGGGTGCCGCCGGGCCGGGGCGTCGACTCGCTTCCCGCCTTCGACGACGGCATTCCCGGCGACGGTGGCATGGGCGCCGCCTACCCCGTCTGGGCAACGGCGGCCGGGCGCGCGCTGCTCGCCGCCCTGCCGCCGGTGGAACGGCGCCGGGCGTTGCCACTCGAGCCGTATCCCAGCTTCACCGCCCGGACCCCGACCAACTGGCCCGACCTCCGTGACCTGGTGCGGACCGGCGTACGTGACGGCATGCATTTCGAACAGGGTGAGGCGGTCGCCGGACTCTGGTGCTACGCGCTGCCATTACCCCGGGGCACCCAGGGCGAGGTCCTCTCGCTCTCCGTCCTCGCCACCGGCGACCTGAACCCGTCCAGGCATGCCCGCATCCTGCGCGCCCTGCGCGCCGAAAGCCGAACGCTGGGCGACCACATCGCGCTCGTTCCCACCCCGTAA
- a CDS encoding LLM class flavin-dependent oxidoreductase, whose amino-acid sequence MQFSLFYPVAVARSDQLGTGLLGLDNALYGTAIAELREQAVCADEYGWTSLMLAEHHFEVEGYQVTPNPLMLNVYLAQHTTRLRHGQMGLVLPNWNPLRLAEDIAMADHLTGGRLDIGLSRGYQTRSVGTLAQHHGVGAAGTDRAEAEARNREVFEEWFEVMHRSWTRDLWSYSGAFIQVPPPGLAWPHPISARLGAGITDGEVTQVATVPKPLQTPHPPLFTTLTQSPRTLDWAARVGSTIVTIATDPGMTRGLFEAYAAAAATHGREVRVGEYRRDGGVALCRMLAVGATHEEAWETARQSVVFATDWLGEFGFFEAWRLPGQVGPVPRTLEQMVAAGAILVGTPDEVGEQIEKLRDATGVEYIIFQGMGGLVEHQRMLDTISLFGERVIPALSARETPPASEIPASAVR is encoded by the coding sequence GTGCAGTTCTCGTTGTTCTATCCCGTGGCCGTCGCCCGTAGCGACCAGCTCGGCACCGGTCTTCTCGGACTCGACAACGCGCTCTATGGCACCGCGATCGCGGAACTCAGGGAACAGGCGGTCTGCGCGGACGAGTACGGCTGGACGTCGCTGATGCTCGCCGAACACCATTTCGAGGTCGAGGGCTACCAGGTGACCCCGAACCCGCTGATGCTCAACGTCTATCTGGCGCAGCACACCACACGGCTGCGCCACGGCCAGATGGGGCTCGTCCTGCCCAACTGGAACCCGCTGCGGCTCGCCGAGGACATCGCGATGGCCGACCACCTGACCGGCGGCCGCCTCGACATCGGGCTCAGCCGCGGCTATCAGACCAGGTCCGTCGGCACGCTGGCCCAGCACCACGGAGTCGGCGCCGCCGGCACCGACCGGGCCGAGGCCGAGGCGCGCAACCGGGAGGTCTTCGAGGAGTGGTTCGAGGTCATGCACCGCTCCTGGACGCGGGACCTGTGGTCGTACTCCGGCGCGTTCATCCAGGTCCCGCCGCCGGGCCTCGCCTGGCCGCACCCGATCTCGGCGCGGCTCGGCGCCGGGATCACCGACGGTGAGGTCACCCAGGTCGCGACGGTTCCCAAACCGCTGCAGACGCCGCACCCGCCGCTGTTCACCACCCTGACGCAGAGCCCACGCACCCTCGACTGGGCGGCCCGGGTGGGCAGCACCATCGTCACGATCGCCACCGATCCGGGGATGACCCGCGGCCTGTTCGAGGCCTACGCGGCGGCGGCCGCGACCCATGGCCGCGAGGTCCGCGTCGGTGAGTACCGCCGCGACGGCGGGGTCGCGCTGTGCAGGATGCTGGCCGTGGGTGCCACGCACGAGGAGGCGTGGGAGACGGCGCGGCAGAGCGTCGTGTTCGCTACCGACTGGCTCGGCGAGTTCGGTTTCTTCGAGGCCTGGCGGCTACCCGGCCAGGTGGGCCCGGTACCTCGCACGCTCGAGCAGATGGTCGCCGCCGGCGCCATCCTCGTCGGCACTCCGGACGAGGTGGGCGAACAGATCGAGAAGCTGCGTGACGCGACGGGCGTCGAGTACATCATCTTTCAGGGCATGGGTGGTCTGGTCGAGCACCAGCGCATGCTCGACACGATCTCGCTGTTCGGCGAACGAGTGATCCCGGCGCTGTCGGCGCGGGAGACGCCACCCGCGAGCGAGATCCCGGCATCGGCGGTGCGCTGA